From Deferrisoma camini S3R1, the proteins below share one genomic window:
- a CDS encoding L-threonylcarbamoyladenylate synthase has translation MAVMLSVHPVTPQARHVRRAADVLRNDGVIVYPTDTVYGLGCDITKKHAVERIVRIKGRDPKKPMSFVCADLTHISRYARVSNFAYRILKRFLPGPYTFVLEASREVPRLLLTKQKTVGIRIPDHPVCLGLVKELGNPILSTSANPSGADPLNRPEEIQWVLGSQVDLILECGVLPRVPSTVVSLVGERVRVLREGAGDASFFRELEEAG, from the coding sequence ATGGCTGTGATGCTCTCGGTCCACCCGGTCACGCCCCAGGCCCGGCACGTCCGGCGGGCGGCCGACGTGCTGCGCAACGACGGGGTGATCGTGTACCCCACCGACACCGTGTACGGGCTGGGGTGCGACATCACCAAAAAGCACGCGGTGGAACGGATCGTCCGGATCAAGGGGCGCGACCCAAAGAAGCCCATGAGCTTCGTGTGCGCGGACCTCACCCACATCAGCCGCTACGCCCGGGTGTCCAACTTCGCCTACCGGATCCTGAAGCGGTTCCTGCCCGGCCCCTACACCTTCGTTCTGGAGGCCAGCCGGGAGGTGCCCCGGCTGCTCCTGACCAAGCAGAAGACCGTGGGGATCCGGATCCCGGACCACCCCGTGTGCCTGGGCCTGGTCAAGGAGCTGGGCAACCCCATCCTCTCCACCAGCGCCAACCCCAGCGGCGCCGACCCCCTGAATCGGCCCGAGGAGATCCAGTGGGTGCTGGGCAGCCAGGTGGACCTGATCCTGGAGTGCGGGGTGCTTCCCCGGGTGCCGTCCACGGTGGTCTCGTTGGTGGGCGAGCGGGTCCGGGTGCTGCGCGAGGGCGCGGGCGACGCCTCGTTCTTCCGGGAACTGGAGGAGGCCGGGTGA
- the cysZ gene encoding sulfate transporter CysZ, which yields MIRGMAGPRAAGAFFYPFRGLRFLTRHPRLVGLVAVPVAINTLLFGLFAWFAGSRFGQWLDRMLPQGEGWWWALLYYLAAFVGAVILLVVIVYAFALVGNLILAPFNDLLSERVERIYTGTTLDEPFRLGAFLRDMGRSFQAALGRMALYLAGFGLVLALNLIPGLGSVASAVLAPLVAFFFLGWEYLDYSLERWRLPFGAKRRAVFHNAPAVVAFGCGASLLLMIPLLNLLAIPVCVVGGTLLFCDLRRDGRVRLPAPVSDP from the coding sequence GTGATCCGGGGCATGGCCGGCCCCAGGGCGGCGGGCGCCTTTTTCTACCCGTTCCGGGGGCTGAGGTTCCTGACCCGGCACCCCCGGTTGGTGGGGCTGGTGGCCGTGCCGGTGGCCATCAACACCCTGCTGTTCGGCCTGTTCGCCTGGTTCGCCGGAAGCCGGTTCGGGCAGTGGCTGGACCGCATGCTGCCCCAGGGCGAGGGGTGGTGGTGGGCCCTGCTCTACTACCTGGCCGCGTTCGTCGGCGCGGTGATCCTGCTGGTGGTCATCGTGTACGCCTTCGCCCTGGTGGGCAACCTGATCCTCGCCCCGTTCAACGACCTGCTCAGCGAGCGGGTGGAGCGGATCTACACCGGCACCACCCTGGACGAGCCGTTTCGGCTGGGCGCGTTCCTGCGCGACATGGGCCGGTCGTTCCAGGCCGCACTGGGCCGGATGGCCCTGTATCTGGCCGGGTTCGGGCTGGTGCTGGCCCTGAACCTGATCCCGGGCCTGGGTTCCGTGGCCTCGGCCGTGCTGGCGCCCCTGGTGGCGTTCTTCTTCCTGGGGTGGGAGTACCTCGACTACTCCTTGGAGCGGTGGCGCCTGCCGTTCGGGGCCAAGCGTCGCGCCGTGTTCCACAACGCCCCGGCCGTGGTGGCGTTCGGGTGCGGGGCGTCGCTCCTGCTGATGATCCCCCTGCTGAACCTGCTCGCGATCCCGGTGTGCGTGGTGGGCGGCACGCTCCTGTTCTGCGACCTGAGGCGGGACGGACGCGTGCGCCTGCCCGCACCCGTGTCGGATCCATGA